In the Manis javanica isolate MJ-LG chromosome 14, MJ_LKY, whole genome shotgun sequence genome, one interval contains:
- the LOC108383318 gene encoding protein diaphanous homolog 1-like has product MPYEEIKNVILEVNEAVLTESMVQNLIKQMPEPEQLKMLSELRDEYDGLAEAEQFGVVMGTVPCLRPRLNAVLFKLQFSEQVENIKPEIVSVTAACEELRKSENFSSLLELTLLVGNYMNAGSRNAGAFGFNISFLSKLRDTKSTDQKMTLLHFLAELCENDYPDVLKFPDELAHVEKASRVSAENLQKNLDQMKKQISDVERDVQNFPAAVDEKDKFVEKMTISFLKRRGLLLRKGK; this is encoded by the exons ATGCCCTACGAAGAGATTAAGAATGTCATCCTGGAGGTGAATGAGGCTGTTCTGACTGAGTCTATGGTCCAG AACCTCATTAAGCAGATGCCGGAGCCAGAGCAGCTGAAAATGCTTTCTGAACTGAGAGACGAGTACGACGGCCTGGCCGAGGCAGAGCAGTTCGGGGTGGTG ATGGGCACGGTGCCCTGCCTGCGGCCTCGCCTCAACGCCGTCCTCTTCAAGCTGCAGTTCAGTGAGCAGGTGGAGAACATCAAGCCGGAGATTGTTTCTGTGACGGCTGCATGTGAGGAGCTGAGAAAGAGTGAGAACTTCTCCAGCCTCCTGGAGCTGACCCTGCTCGTGGGGAATTACATGAACGCTGGCTCCAGGAATGCGGGTGCTTTTGGCTTCAATATTAGCTTCCTCAGTAAG CTTCGAGACACCAAGTCCACAGATCAGAAGATGACACTGTTGCACTTCCTGGCTGAGTTGTGTGAGAATGACTACCCTGATGTCCTCAAGTTTCCAGATGAGCTCGCCCACGTGGAGAAAGCCAGCCGAG tTTCTGCTGAAAACTTGCAAAAGAACCTAGAtcagatgaaaaaacaaatttcCGATGTGGAACGTGATGTTCAGAATTTCCCAGCTGCCGTAGATGAGAAAGACAAGTTTGTTGAAAAAATGACTATATCCTTTCTTAAAAGGAGGGGATTGCTGCTTAGGAAGGGAAAGTAA